A stretch of Anaerohalosphaeraceae bacterium DNA encodes these proteins:
- a CDS encoding pyridoxamine 5'-phosphate oxidase family protein — MDLKQYFETKDGWGVLATCNAQGQVDTALYAKPYIVDEQTAAFVMKERLSHQNLQSNLHASYLFMEHAPGYRGVRLYLTMIREEINQTLVEMLRQKQPMMFPAEDDSAKFVVFFHIDRVRPLVGDSPLPE; from the coding sequence ATGGATTTAAAACAGTACTTTGAGACCAAAGACGGCTGGGGTGTTCTGGCTACCTGCAATGCGCAGGGACAGGTGGATACAGCCCTGTATGCCAAACCGTATATCGTGGATGAGCAGACGGCGGCCTTTGTGATGAAGGAGCGGCTCAGCCATCAGAATCTGCAAAGCAATCTGCACGCTTCTTATTTGTTTATGGAGCATGCCCCGGGTTACCGGGGTGTGCGGCTGTATCTGACGATGATACGGGAGGAGATCAATCAGACTCTGGTCGAGATGCTTCGTCAAAAGCAGCCGATGATGTTTCCGGCGGAGGATGATTCGGCCAAGTTTGTGGTCTTTTTTCATATTGACCGGGTGCGTCCTCTGGTGGGGGATTCTCCTCTTCCGGAATGA
- a CDS encoding MBL fold metallo-hydrolase, translating into MKIDTIVLGDFQTNCYCVRSDVRTNRCLVIDPGLDAAPLVQFLQEEGLEPEVIVLTHGHVDHVAGVETLRERWPSVRVGIHRNDAAMLTDPARNLSMLAGTMTSARPAELIFDGDGQVQLAGMDFHLLHTPGHTPGGICLYAPKEGLVFVGDTLFAGSVGRTDFEGGSFAQLMESIRAKLLTLPETTKVYPGHGPVTTIRNEKRFNPFLNGSEEDF; encoded by the coding sequence ATGAAGATCGATACAATTGTTCTGGGTGATTTCCAAACCAACTGCTACTGTGTTCGTTCGGACGTGCGGACAAACCGATGTCTGGTGATTGACCCCGGGCTGGATGCGGCGCCGCTGGTGCAGTTTCTGCAGGAAGAGGGTCTGGAGCCGGAGGTGATTGTCCTCACACACGGTCATGTGGACCATGTGGCCGGCGTAGAGACGCTTCGGGAGCGATGGCCTTCAGTCAGGGTCGGAATCCATCGAAACGATGCGGCGATGCTGACCGACCCGGCGCGGAATCTGTCGATGCTGGCCGGCACGATGACCTCGGCGCGTCCGGCGGAGCTTATCTTTGACGGAGACGGACAGGTCCAATTGGCGGGGATGGATTTTCATCTGCTGCATACGCCCGGACACACGCCGGGAGGGATTTGTTTGTATGCCCCCAAAGAAGGGCTTGTGTTTGTCGGGGATACGCTGTTTGCCGGCAGTGTGGGGCGAACGGATTTTGAAGGCGGCAGTTTTGCGCAATTAATGGAAAGCATTCGAGCAAAACTGCTGACGCTGCCGGAGACGACGAAGGTTTATCCGGGACACGGTCCGGTAACGACGATTCGAAATGAGAAACGATTCAATCCATTTTTGAATGGGTCTGAGGAAGATTTTTGA